DNA from Lemur catta isolate mLemCat1 chromosome 7, mLemCat1.pri, whole genome shotgun sequence:
TTCCTCAgtcttaaaaatgattatttcacaGAAAACTCATCAACGGATGTGAATCAACCAAATATCTGATGCTACAGGGCTGCCGTACCATCACCACTTGAATAGAGCTCTTCATTTGCCTACAAGGATGTCAGTTTCCAATGCCAGTGACAACAGTGTTTCAGCCAATCTCTTCCTTACTGGGATCCCAGGGCTGGAGTCTGCCCACTTCTGGATTGCCATCCCTTTCTGTGCCATGTATCTGGTAGCACTGGCTGGTAATGCGGCCCTCATCCTGGTGATTTCCATGAACAATGCACTTCATTCCCCCATGTAcctcttcctttgttttctctcattcaCCGACCTGGCTCTCAGTTCGACCACTGTGCCCAAGATGCTGGCCATTTTGTGGTTCCACGCTGGGGAGATTTCCTTTGCTGGATGCCTCACCCAGATGTTTTGTGTCCATTCTATCTATGCTCTGGAGTCCTCAGTTCTTCTTGTCATGGCCTTTGATCGATACGTGGCTATCTGCAACCCACTGAGATACTCAATCATTCTCAACCATACTGTCATAGGCAAAATTGGCCTTGTTGGCATATTCCGTAGTGTGGCTATCGTCTCTCCCTTCATCTTCTTGCTGAGGCGACTGCCCTACTGTGGTCACCATGTCATGGCAC
Protein-coding regions in this window:
- the LOC123641603 gene encoding olfactory receptor 52D1; this translates as MSVSNASDNSVSANLFLTGIPGLESAHFWIAIPFCAMYLVALAGNAALILVISMNNALHSPMYLFLCFLSFTDLALSSTTVPKMLAILWFHAGEISFAGCLTQMFCVHSIYALESSVLLVMAFDRYVAICNPLRYSIILNHTVIGKIGLVGIFRSVAIVSPFIFLLRRLPYCGHHVMAHTYCEHMGIARLACADITVNIVYGLTVALLAMGLDSILIAISYGFILHAVFCLPTRDAQHKALSTCGSHLSVILVFYIPAFFSFLTHRFGHHRVPKHVHIFLANLYVLVPPVLNPIIYGVRTKEIRSRLLRLLHLGKISI